A single genomic interval of Arthrobacter sp. NicSoilB8 harbors:
- a CDS encoding Rne/Rng family ribonuclease, whose protein sequence is MDNDQVVAGNEELVVAGQEQENGAAEAPVAPKRAVRTRRKAPVPKVDDAAAAEAAAEAAALAEAAGSDEPVAVEARAAAGEAAGEVVSEAAAPRAKAPARRTRARKPVAAPEPLPAFAEEPDAGASDAGAAAAEAGEQVAGHDAADHGPEKDNGPEKPVRRRTSRAKAAPKSAEAPAAPGEAAVEAAVTEAVAEAAAADEEAPAEAAAVNAKAAAEAQPAAAQPEEPRDQPAENPAASLFMEPGALTSVIFQAPDLSTVVRPAPVAAAAEAEEEEGDEDAGSRRRRRSRGRRGRIRTSAEPDTDGEGSEEEGDEGQEGVLEDGVTSRRRRRRRRGDQDLELTGGGDDDPPNTVTRVRAPRALAEAPVNNRVTSVKGSTRLEAKKQRRRESRDTGRRRTVITEAEFLARRESVDRQMIVRQRDDRIQIGVLEDGVLAEHFVSKTQQDSLIGNVYLGKVQNVLPSMEAAFVDIGRGRNAVLYAGEVNWDAVNLEGKQRRIENALKSGDSVLVQVSKDPVGHKGARLTSQISLPGRYLVYVPGGSMTGISRKLPDVERNRLKRILKDRLPEDAGVIVRTAAEGASEEELTHDINRLRAQWEGIESQSKSTKVLAPELLYGEPDLTIKVVRDVFNEDFSKLIVSGEEAWDTIEAYVTYVAPDLVGRLEKWTKDTDIFAAWRIDEQIHKALDRKVFLPSGGSLVIDRTEAMTVVDVNTGKFTGSGGNLEETVTKNNLEAAEEVVRQLRLRDIGGIIVIDFIDMVLESNRDLVLRRMVECLGRDRTKHQVAEVTSLGLVQMTRKRMGTGLLEVFGEQCEACAGRGIVTHDEPVEHRRANTVAAEHYVPRTEAAQPAARTDRKSRRRGRGGQGPETMPSTPAAVHHEPTEAERHAKAEATRAALANIAAAAHAAHLHDGEAAAASEAGARQAAVDAVTKLAATEEAAGRPATVLTFGGEQVALPFVEHAEDTQAPALTLDLLTEAFANLGDAEAGKPAGTDAGQATAAAAPQATAPAAGRTTEAPASRAADSATPRGRRGRRNRSASRAQGAANETSVEHREATRPAAAGSVHEAKAPAAARPAAPAGNEPIILGVGVPASEL, encoded by the coding sequence ATGGATAATGACCAGGTAGTAGCCGGTAACGAAGAACTAGTGGTTGCCGGGCAAGAGCAAGAAAATGGGGCAGCGGAAGCTCCGGTAGCGCCGAAGAGGGCCGTCCGGACCCGCCGCAAGGCGCCCGTCCCGAAGGTCGACGACGCGGCAGCCGCTGAGGCCGCGGCTGAAGCCGCGGCCCTGGCCGAGGCGGCCGGCTCGGATGAACCCGTCGCCGTCGAAGCCCGTGCGGCAGCCGGTGAAGCAGCCGGTGAAGTAGTCAGTGAAGCGGCGGCCCCCAGGGCAAAGGCACCCGCACGGCGCACCCGTGCCCGCAAGCCTGTTGCCGCCCCGGAGCCCCTGCCGGCCTTCGCCGAAGAACCCGACGCCGGTGCGTCCGACGCCGGTGCGGCTGCGGCCGAAGCCGGCGAGCAGGTCGCGGGCCATGACGCCGCGGACCATGGCCCCGAGAAAGACAATGGCCCCGAGAAGCCGGTCCGGCGCCGGACCAGCCGTGCGAAGGCTGCCCCGAAGTCCGCGGAGGCTCCCGCGGCCCCGGGCGAGGCAGCAGTCGAGGCAGCCGTCACCGAAGCAGTCGCCGAAGCTGCCGCCGCCGACGAAGAAGCCCCGGCGGAAGCAGCAGCCGTGAACGCTAAGGCCGCGGCGGAAGCACAGCCGGCGGCGGCACAGCCGGAAGAGCCGAGGGACCAGCCCGCGGAAAACCCCGCCGCGTCCCTGTTCATGGAACCCGGAGCCCTCACGTCCGTGATCTTCCAGGCCCCCGACCTCAGCACCGTGGTGCGTCCGGCACCCGTTGCGGCAGCAGCGGAGGCCGAGGAAGAAGAGGGCGACGAGGACGCCGGCAGCCGCCGTCGCCGTCGCAGCCGCGGCCGGCGCGGCCGCATCCGCACCTCCGCCGAGCCCGACACCGATGGTGAAGGCTCCGAGGAAGAGGGCGACGAAGGCCAGGAAGGCGTCCTCGAGGACGGCGTGACCTCGCGCCGCCGTCGCCGCCGCCGCCGCGGTGACCAGGATCTCGAACTCACCGGCGGGGGAGACGACGACCCGCCCAACACCGTGACGCGCGTGCGCGCCCCGCGTGCGCTGGCTGAGGCTCCGGTCAACAACCGCGTCACCTCGGTCAAGGGCTCCACCCGGCTCGAGGCCAAGAAGCAGCGCCGGCGCGAGTCCCGCGACACCGGCCGCCGCCGCACCGTCATCACCGAGGCCGAGTTCCTGGCCCGCCGCGAATCCGTGGACCGGCAGATGATCGTCCGGCAGCGCGATGACAGAATCCAGATCGGCGTCCTCGAGGACGGCGTCCTGGCAGAGCACTTCGTGTCCAAGACCCAGCAGGATTCCCTGATCGGCAACGTGTACCTGGGCAAGGTCCAGAACGTGCTGCCCTCCATGGAGGCTGCCTTCGTGGACATCGGACGCGGCCGCAACGCCGTCCTGTACGCCGGCGAAGTGAACTGGGACGCCGTCAACCTCGAAGGCAAGCAGCGCCGGATCGAAAACGCGCTCAAGTCCGGCGACTCCGTCCTGGTCCAGGTTTCCAAGGATCCGGTCGGCCATAAGGGCGCCCGCCTCACCAGCCAGATCTCGCTGCCCGGCCGCTACCTCGTGTACGTTCCCGGCGGCTCCATGACCGGCATCTCCCGCAAGCTGCCCGACGTCGAACGCAACCGCCTCAAGCGGATCCTCAAGGACCGCCTGCCCGAGGACGCGGGCGTCATTGTCCGCACCGCGGCCGAAGGGGCGTCCGAGGAAGAGCTGACGCACGACATCAACCGGCTGCGCGCGCAGTGGGAAGGCATCGAGAGCCAGTCGAAGTCCACGAAGGTCCTCGCTCCCGAGCTGCTCTACGGCGAACCTGACCTCACCATCAAGGTGGTCCGCGACGTCTTCAACGAGGACTTCTCCAAGCTGATCGTCTCCGGCGAGGAAGCGTGGGACACCATCGAGGCCTACGTCACGTACGTGGCACCTGACCTCGTGGGCCGGCTCGAGAAGTGGACCAAGGACACGGACATCTTCGCTGCCTGGCGCATCGACGAGCAGATCCACAAGGCCCTGGACCGGAAGGTCTTCCTGCCTTCGGGCGGATCCCTCGTGATCGACCGGACCGAGGCCATGACGGTGGTGGACGTCAACACCGGCAAGTTCACCGGCTCCGGCGGCAACCTCGAAGAAACCGTCACCAAGAACAACCTGGAAGCGGCCGAGGAAGTCGTCCGGCAGCTGCGCCTGCGCGACATCGGCGGCATCATCGTGATCGACTTCATCGACATGGTGCTCGAATCCAACCGCGACCTCGTGCTGCGCCGCATGGTGGAGTGCCTGGGCCGGGACCGCACCAAGCACCAGGTGGCCGAGGTGACGTCGCTGGGCCTCGTGCAGATGACGCGCAAGCGGATGGGCACGGGTCTGCTGGAAGTCTTCGGCGAGCAGTGTGAAGCCTGCGCGGGCCGCGGCATCGTCACGCACGACGAACCGGTCGAGCACCGCCGCGCCAACACGGTCGCCGCCGAGCACTACGTTCCGCGCACCGAAGCCGCCCAGCCTGCTGCGCGCACCGATCGCAAGAGCCGCCGCCGCGGCCGGGGAGGCCAGGGGCCGGAGACCATGCCGTCCACGCCGGCCGCGGTCCACCACGAGCCCACCGAGGCCGAACGCCACGCCAAGGCCGAGGCCACGCGTGCCGCGCTGGCGAACATCGCCGCCGCGGCGCACGCCGCGCACCTGCATGACGGGGAAGCCGCTGCCGCCAGTGAAGCGGGGGCCCGCCAGGCCGCCGTCGACGCCGTCACGAAGCTGGCCGCCACGGAGGAAGCTGCCGGCCGTCCCGCGACCGTGCTGACGTTTGGCGGCGAGCAGGTGGCCCTGCCGTTCGTCGAGCACGCCGAGGACACGCAGGCACCGGCCCTGACCCTGGACCTGCTGACCGAGGCCTTCGCCAACCTGGGCGACGCCGAGGCCGGCAAGCCGGCCGGGACGGACGCCGGCCAGGCAACGGCCGCCGCCGCACCGCAGGCCACCGCACCGGCAGCAGGGCGCACCACCGAGGCACCGGCCTCCCGGGCAGCGGACAGCGCGACTCCGCGTGGCCGCCGCGGGCGCCGCAACCGGAGCGCCAGCCGCGCCCAGGGGGCAGCCAACGAGACCTCCGTGGAGCATCGCGAGGCAACGCGGCCGGCTGCGGCCGGGTCGGTTCACGAAGCCAAGGCACCTGCCGCGGCCAGGCCGGCCGCTCCGGCCGGCAACGAGCCGATCATCCTTGGCGTCGGCGTGCCGGCCTCGGAGCTGTAA
- a CDS encoding vitamin K epoxide reductase family protein, with protein MPSISSTAGDAAVHHPGSGPVPADRSFPTMTRDRPFAWLLLITGVIGWLASGALVLEKLEVLKDPNHVTVCDVNPWISCGQVMQTPQSSVFGFPNMFIGIVAFAVIITTAMGILAGAKFARWYWLGLQTGVTLGFAFVVWLWSQALYAIHILCPFCMIVWAVMIPLFVWVTVRNISHGVIPLPAGPTKVLGDAGWIITALLYVAVVATIFFAFIQVFIGTSGY; from the coding sequence ATGCCCAGCATCTCCAGCACCGCCGGCGACGCGGCCGTGCACCACCCGGGTTCCGGGCCGGTTCCCGCGGACCGGTCGTTTCCCACGATGACCCGCGACCGCCCGTTCGCCTGGCTCCTGCTGATCACCGGCGTCATCGGCTGGCTCGCCTCCGGTGCCCTGGTGCTGGAGAAGCTGGAGGTCCTGAAGGACCCGAACCACGTCACGGTCTGTGACGTGAATCCGTGGATCTCCTGCGGCCAGGTCATGCAGACTCCGCAGAGTTCCGTGTTCGGGTTCCCCAACATGTTCATCGGCATTGTCGCCTTCGCGGTGATCATCACGACGGCCATGGGCATCCTGGCCGGCGCAAAATTCGCCCGGTGGTACTGGCTGGGGCTGCAGACGGGCGTGACGCTGGGCTTCGCGTTCGTGGTCTGGCTCTGGTCCCAGGCCTTGTACGCCATCCACATTCTCTGCCCGTTCTGCATGATCGTCTGGGCCGTCATGATCCCGCTGTTCGTCTGGGTGACCGTGCGCAACATCTCCCACGGCGTGATCCCGCTGCCCGCGGGCCCCACAAAGGTCCTGGGCGACGCAGGCTGGATCATCACGGCGCTGCTCTACGTCGCCGTTGTCGCCACGATCTTCTTCGCCTTCATCCAGGTGTTCATCGGGACGTCCGGCTACTGA
- the ndk gene encoding nucleoside-diphosphate kinase yields MSIERTLVLIKPDGVARNLSGAILGRIEAKGYTLAELKKVHASRELLEQHYEEHVGKPFYEPLVEFMLSGPVVAAIFEGHRVIEGFRSLAGTTDPTTAAPGTIRGDFGRDWGLKVQQNLVHGSDSVESAEREIKIWF; encoded by the coding sequence GTGAGCATTGAGCGCACCCTCGTCCTGATCAAGCCCGACGGCGTCGCCCGCAACCTGTCCGGCGCCATCCTCGGCCGGATCGAAGCCAAGGGCTACACCCTGGCCGAGCTCAAGAAAGTCCACGCGAGCCGCGAGCTGCTGGAACAGCACTACGAGGAGCACGTCGGCAAGCCCTTCTACGAGCCGCTGGTTGAATTCATGCTCAGCGGCCCTGTGGTCGCCGCGATCTTCGAGGGCCACCGCGTGATCGAGGGCTTCCGTTCCCTCGCCGGCACCACGGACCCGACGACGGCGGCGCCCGGCACCATCCGCGGCGACTTCGGCCGCGACTGGGGCCTGAAGGTGCAGCAGAACCTGGTCCACGGCTCGGATTCCGTGGAGTCCGCCGAACGCGAGATCAAGATCTGGTTCTAG
- a CDS encoding DUF4233 domain-containing protein, with the protein MARLTKAQREWRPGMPKKRRSTKVMFASTVLLLEAFVVLFGTLAVFGLHRNEFPPAVVFSVGIGLCLVFVFTCAVLSKPWGVALGWILQLVLILSGIVEPAMYLVGALFAVAWWYGIRTGIRIDREAAQREREQAEWEAAHRADNGPDAGARNA; encoded by the coding sequence ATGGCCAGACTCACCAAAGCCCAGCGCGAATGGCGCCCGGGCATGCCCAAAAAGCGGCGCTCCACCAAGGTCATGTTCGCCTCAACGGTCCTGCTGCTGGAAGCGTTCGTGGTGCTCTTCGGCACGCTGGCCGTCTTCGGACTGCACCGGAACGAATTTCCGCCGGCCGTGGTCTTCTCAGTGGGGATCGGACTGTGCCTCGTGTTCGTCTTCACCTGCGCGGTCCTGTCGAAACCGTGGGGAGTGGCCCTGGGCTGGATCCTGCAGCTCGTCCTGATCCTGTCCGGCATCGTGGAGCCGGCCATGTACCTCGTCGGCGCCCTCTTCGCCGTGGCCTGGTGGTACGGGATCCGGACCGGCATCCGGATTGACCGGGAAGCGGCCCAGCGGGAGCGCGAACAGGCCGAATGGGAAGCGGCCCACCGCGCCGACAACGGGCCCGACGCCGGTGCCCGGAACGCGTAG
- a CDS encoding folylpolyglutamate synthase/dihydrofolate synthase family protein, translating into MTDEFSVESVYAELLGRAPENKMEPRLAPLYRAMEILGEPNKAFPIIHVTGTNGKTSTARMIEAGLRAHGLSTGRYTSPHLSKVTERISIDGAPVPDETFVRIWDEIRPYLQIVDSELEAQGQPRLTYFECLTILGFAVFADQPVNVAVIEVGLGGITDATNVGDGQVSVVTPISLDHTDLLGDTTGDIAYEKAGIIKPGGFLISAAQPVDAAQVLLEKAKELNVPFRFEGVEFGVENRTVAVGGQMVTIQGIAGRYEDLLVPLHGAHQAENAAVAIAALEAFFGGEKAIDAEILQEAFASVTSPGRLEVVRTAPTIIVDAAHNPAGIRVSAEAIHEAFNFTKLVVVVGVLREKDAEEILRQLKESLGGLATEYCFTQSNSPRAVPAEDLAEIAADLGFGEENIHVAEKLDDAIEWAVERAEADDEPAGGVLVTGSITLVADARILLGKADA; encoded by the coding sequence ATGACCGACGAATTCTCCGTAGAAAGCGTCTACGCCGAGCTCCTGGGCCGGGCCCCGGAAAACAAGATGGAGCCGCGGCTCGCCCCGCTGTACCGGGCCATGGAGATCCTGGGGGAGCCGAATAAGGCGTTCCCGATCATCCACGTCACCGGGACCAACGGCAAGACGTCCACGGCCCGGATGATCGAGGCCGGACTCCGCGCCCACGGCCTGAGCACCGGCCGCTACACGAGTCCGCACCTGTCCAAGGTCACCGAACGGATCAGTATCGACGGCGCCCCGGTGCCGGACGAGACCTTCGTGCGGATCTGGGACGAGATCCGGCCCTACCTGCAGATCGTGGACAGCGAACTCGAGGCCCAGGGCCAGCCCCGGCTGACCTACTTCGAGTGCCTGACCATCCTGGGCTTCGCGGTGTTCGCGGACCAGCCGGTCAACGTCGCCGTGATCGAGGTTGGCCTGGGCGGCATCACGGATGCCACGAACGTCGGCGACGGCCAGGTCTCCGTGGTCACCCCGATCTCCCTGGACCACACGGACCTGCTGGGCGACACCACCGGGGACATCGCCTACGAGAAGGCCGGCATCATCAAGCCCGGCGGCTTCCTCATCAGCGCGGCGCAGCCGGTCGACGCGGCCCAGGTCCTGCTGGAGAAGGCCAAAGAGCTCAACGTGCCGTTCCGCTTCGAGGGCGTGGAGTTCGGCGTCGAAAACCGCACTGTCGCGGTGGGCGGCCAGATGGTCACCATCCAGGGCATCGCCGGCCGCTACGAGGACCTGCTGGTGCCGCTGCACGGCGCGCACCAGGCCGAGAACGCCGCCGTCGCGATCGCCGCGCTGGAGGCGTTCTTCGGCGGGGAGAAAGCGATCGACGCCGAGATCCTGCAGGAGGCCTTCGCCTCCGTCACGTCCCCGGGCCGGCTCGAGGTGGTCCGCACCGCGCCGACCATCATCGTGGACGCCGCACACAACCCGGCAGGCATCCGGGTTTCCGCCGAGGCCATCCACGAGGCCTTCAACTTCACCAAGCTCGTGGTGGTGGTCGGCGTCCTGCGGGAAAAGGATGCGGAGGAGATCCTCCGCCAGCTCAAGGAATCCCTGGGCGGCCTCGCCACCGAATACTGCTTCACCCAGTCCAACTCGCCCCGGGCCGTCCCGGCCGAGGACCTGGCCGAGATCGCGGCCGACCTGGGCTTCGGCGAGGAGAACATCCATGTCGCGGAGAAGCTTGACGACGCCATCGAATGGGCCGTGGAACGCGCCGAGGCCGATGACGAGCCCGCCGGCGGGGTCCTTGTGACCGGTTCCATCACGCTCGTTGCCGATGCCCGGATCCTGCTCGGAAAGGCGGACGCGTAA
- the ileS gene encoding isoleucine--tRNA ligase has product MTYYPKASAAGAGSTTSASTASGVSASVKFPEIEERILKYWDQDGTFQASIDQRDSDLPGGQPGSNEFVFYDGPPFANGLPHYGHLLTGYAKDLVGRYQTQRGRRVERRFGWDTHGLPAELEAMKQLGMTDKTQIEAMGIDKFNDACRASVMKYADEWKSYVTRQARWVDFENDYKTLNVEYMESVLWAFKQLHEKGLTYNGYRVLPYCWKDETPLSNHELRMDDDVYKNRQDQTVTVTFPITAGESELSRQLAGVQALAWTTTPWTLPTNLALAVGPAISYVVLPAGPHGIKAAAADAPVTGSFLLAADLLGTYAKDLGYGDGAEGAAAAEAAVTSRHTGAELEGLGYEPLWDYFHDAEKYGTENAWRFLVADYVTTTDGTGIVHQAPAYGEDDQKVCEEAGIPVVLSVDEGAKFLPLFGHGDLADIAGLQVFEANKPITQVLRAQGRLVRQASYEHSYPHCWRCRNPLIYRAVSSWYVEVTKFKDRMSELNQEINWIPGNVKDGQFGKWLANARDWSISRNRYWGSPIPVWQSTDPDYPRTDVYGSLAEIEADFGRLPLNNDGQVDLHRPFIDELTRPNPDDPRTPEEGQSVMRRVEDVLDVWFDSGSMPYGQVHYPFQNEEWFDTHNPADFIVEYIGQTRGWFYMLHILSTALFDRPAFRNVISHGIVLGSDGQKMSKSLRNYPDVSEVLDRDGSDAMRWFLMSSPILRGGNLVVTEQGIRDGVRQVILPLWNVYSFFTLYTNAAGGTGGQAKGYDAKLRYDGYADTLDQYLMANTGDLVRNMTAQLDGYDISGACDELRGYLDMLTNWYVRRSRQRFFDENVDAFDALYTALETVCRVAASLLPLVSEEIWRGLTGGRSVHLADWPDAGLFPANADLVEAMDRVQQICSTGSSLRKAANLRVRLPLQELTVVAPGADALGGFAAVVADELNLRSVRLLDAGNASPEEFGIEQKLVVNARAAGPRLGKNVQQAIKGSKSGDWSISEAGVVTAGGLELEPQEYTLETVVAEAAAGEGSRAAAVLPGGGFVVLNTEVTPELEAEGTARDVIRVIQETRRKRELYVSDRINVTVLGDQSIGDSIAVHGQLIKTATLADELVWKFGGGANMDLAKFESQLPGEPGEMEPSLTNPWGGLDSVLPGGRSVSVILEKVGA; this is encoded by the coding sequence ATGACTTATTACCCCAAGGCCTCCGCCGCAGGCGCCGGCTCCACCACCTCTGCCTCCACCGCCTCCGGTGTGTCGGCCTCCGTGAAGTTCCCGGAGATCGAAGAGCGCATCCTCAAGTACTGGGACCAGGACGGCACCTTCCAGGCCAGCATCGACCAGCGGGATTCTGACCTCCCCGGCGGACAGCCCGGCAGCAACGAATTCGTGTTCTACGACGGCCCGCCCTTCGCCAACGGCCTGCCGCACTACGGCCACCTCCTGACCGGCTACGCAAAGGACCTCGTGGGCCGGTACCAGACCCAGCGCGGCCGCCGCGTGGAGCGCCGCTTCGGCTGGGACACGCACGGCCTGCCCGCCGAGCTGGAAGCCATGAAGCAGCTGGGCATGACGGACAAGACCCAGATCGAGGCCATGGGCATCGACAAGTTCAACGACGCCTGCCGTGCCTCCGTCATGAAGTACGCCGACGAGTGGAAAAGCTACGTCACCCGCCAGGCGCGCTGGGTGGACTTCGAGAACGACTACAAGACTCTCAACGTCGAGTACATGGAGTCCGTGCTCTGGGCCTTCAAGCAGCTCCACGAAAAGGGCCTGACCTACAACGGATACCGCGTCCTGCCGTACTGCTGGAAGGACGAGACGCCGCTGTCCAACCATGAGCTGCGCATGGACGATGACGTCTACAAGAACCGCCAGGACCAGACCGTCACCGTCACCTTCCCCATCACGGCAGGAGAGTCGGAGCTGTCCAGGCAGCTCGCCGGGGTGCAGGCGCTCGCCTGGACCACCACGCCCTGGACGCTGCCCACGAACCTCGCGCTCGCCGTCGGGCCCGCCATCAGCTACGTGGTCCTGCCGGCCGGCCCGCACGGCATCAAGGCCGCCGCGGCCGATGCCCCCGTCACGGGCAGCTTCCTGCTCGCCGCGGACCTCCTGGGCACCTATGCCAAGGACCTCGGCTACGGCGACGGCGCCGAGGGCGCGGCCGCCGCTGAGGCTGCCGTCACCTCCCGCCACACCGGCGCCGAGCTCGAGGGCCTGGGCTACGAGCCGCTCTGGGACTACTTCCACGACGCCGAGAAGTACGGCACCGAGAACGCCTGGCGCTTCCTCGTGGCCGACTACGTCACCACCACCGACGGCACCGGCATCGTCCACCAGGCCCCCGCCTACGGTGAAGACGACCAGAAGGTCTGTGAAGAGGCCGGCATCCCCGTGGTCCTCTCGGTGGACGAGGGCGCCAAGTTCCTGCCGCTCTTCGGTCACGGCGACCTCGCCGACATCGCCGGGCTGCAGGTGTTCGAGGCCAACAAGCCCATCACCCAGGTGCTCCGCGCCCAGGGCCGCCTGGTCCGCCAGGCCAGCTACGAGCACAGCTACCCGCACTGCTGGCGCTGCCGCAACCCGCTGATCTACCGCGCCGTGTCCTCCTGGTACGTCGAGGTCACCAAGTTCAAGGACCGGATGTCCGAACTGAACCAGGAGATCAACTGGATCCCCGGCAACGTCAAGGACGGCCAGTTCGGCAAGTGGCTCGCCAACGCCCGCGACTGGTCCATCAGCCGCAACCGCTACTGGGGCAGCCCCATCCCGGTCTGGCAGTCCACGGACCCGGACTACCCGCGCACCGACGTCTACGGCTCCCTCGCCGAGATCGAGGCCGACTTCGGCCGCCTGCCGCTGAACAACGACGGCCAGGTGGACCTGCACCGCCCGTTCATCGACGAGCTCACCCGCCCGAACCCGGATGACCCCCGCACCCCGGAGGAAGGCCAGTCCGTGATGCGCCGCGTCGAGGACGTCCTGGACGTCTGGTTCGACTCCGGCTCCATGCCCTACGGCCAGGTGCACTACCCGTTCCAGAACGAGGAATGGTTCGACACCCACAACCCGGCGGACTTCATCGTCGAGTACATCGGCCAGACCCGCGGCTGGTTCTACATGCTGCACATCCTTTCCACCGCGCTGTTCGACCGGCCGGCCTTCCGCAACGTCATCAGCCATGGCATCGTCCTGGGCTCCGACGGGCAAAAGATGTCCAAGAGCCTGCGCAACTACCCGGACGTCTCCGAGGTCCTGGACCGCGACGGCTCCGACGCCATGCGCTGGTTCCTGATGTCCAGCCCGATCCTGCGCGGCGGCAACCTCGTGGTCACCGAGCAGGGAATCCGCGACGGCGTCCGCCAGGTCATCCTGCCGCTGTGGAACGTGTACAGCTTCTTCACGCTGTACACCAACGCAGCCGGTGGAACCGGTGGACAAGCGAAGGGCTATGACGCGAAGCTGCGCTACGACGGCTACGCCGACACCCTGGACCAGTACCTGATGGCCAACACCGGCGACCTGGTCCGGAACATGACCGCCCAGCTGGACGGCTACGACATCTCCGGTGCCTGCGACGAACTGCGCGGCTACCTGGACATGCTCACCAACTGGTACGTCCGCCGCAGCCGCCAGCGCTTCTTCGACGAGAACGTCGACGCCTTCGACGCGCTCTACACCGCCCTGGAGACCGTCTGCCGCGTGGCTGCGTCCCTGCTGCCGCTGGTCTCCGAGGAGATCTGGCGCGGCCTTACCGGCGGCCGCTCCGTGCACCTGGCCGACTGGCCGGACGCTGGGCTGTTCCCGGCCAACGCTGACCTGGTCGAGGCGATGGACCGGGTGCAGCAGATCTGCTCCACCGGCTCCTCGCTGCGCAAGGCCGCGAACCTCCGCGTGCGCCTGCCGCTGCAGGAACTCACCGTCGTGGCACCCGGCGCGGACGCGCTGGGAGGCTTCGCCGCCGTCGTCGCCGATGAACTGAACCTGCGCTCGGTTCGCCTGCTCGACGCCGGGAACGCCTCCCCGGAGGAGTTCGGCATTGAGCAGAAGCTCGTGGTCAACGCCCGGGCCGCCGGCCCGCGTCTGGGCAAGAACGTCCAGCAGGCCATCAAGGGCTCCAAATCCGGCGACTGGTCCATCAGCGAAGCCGGCGTGGTCACCGCCGGCGGCCTCGAGCTCGAGCCGCAGGAATACACGCTCGAAACCGTCGTGGCCGAGGCCGCAGCAGGCGAAGGATCACGCGCGGCCGCAGTGCTCCCCGGAGGCGGCTTCGTGGTGCTCAACACCGAGGTCACCCCCGAACTGGAAGCCGAAGGAACTGCGCGGGACGTAATCCGAGTAATCCAAGAGACTCGCCGCAAGAGGGAGCTATACGTCAGCGACCGCATAAACGTCACCGTGCTGGGTGATCAAAGCATCGGAGATTCAATCGCTGTTCACGGGCAACTGATCAAGACGGCTACGCTGGCCGACGAGCTCGTGTGGAAGTTCGGCGGAGGTGCCAACATGGACCTCGCGAAATTCGAAAGCCAGCTTCCTGGCGAGCCCGGCGAAATGGAACCTAGCCTCACCAATCCGTGGGGCGGACTGGACTCTGTACTCCCAGGCGGTCGCTCCGTTTCCGTAATACTTGAGAAAGTTGGAGCTTAA
- a CDS encoding endonuclease/exonuclease/phosphatase family protein: MKRRSPSRRWQVSSALCAAPVAVVSVFRAVPVPWPAPVVQLVAFTPWFVLPAGAALLLALPARRPWAALPAGALLALQLLWLFPPDRVADRFLAGQADPPQGEEQASGREHGTRQGTGQLPAAELKVMTLNAWKGQADAADVVRLVRENGVELLAVQELSPALERRLDAQGLGTLLPHRVSRAVDGAGGGGVYSSRPIAPLDSVDGSAFHMPTVRVDLGTGLNTDPGVEAGGDPGAGGGRPVSLTVTNVHTKAPVWGRSGQWRSELAALGRVAARPGNVLLLGDFNATLDHAEFRQMLAGGPGGNVPGGPLVDAGAAALARLVPTWPQAGPPLPGVVIDHVVTSPQVPTRGYAVVPVAGSDHAAVLATLTVPAGG, encoded by the coding sequence GTGAAGCGCCGCAGCCCGAGCCGCCGCTGGCAGGTGTCCTCGGCCCTGTGCGCCGCGCCGGTGGCGGTGGTGTCCGTCTTCCGGGCCGTCCCGGTGCCGTGGCCGGCACCCGTGGTGCAGCTCGTGGCCTTCACGCCCTGGTTCGTGCTTCCTGCCGGTGCGGCCCTCCTGCTGGCGCTGCCGGCACGGCGCCCCTGGGCGGCGCTCCCGGCCGGCGCCCTTCTGGCCCTCCAGCTGCTGTGGCTGTTCCCGCCGGACCGGGTGGCGGACAGGTTCCTGGCAGGGCAGGCTGATCCGCCGCAGGGCGAGGAACAGGCCTCGGGCCGGGAACACGGCACGCGGCAGGGCACAGGCCAGCTGCCCGCCGCCGAGCTGAAGGTCATGACGCTCAACGCGTGGAAGGGCCAGGCGGACGCCGCGGACGTGGTCCGCCTGGTGCGCGAGAACGGCGTCGAACTGCTTGCCGTCCAGGAGCTCTCGCCCGCCCTGGAAAGACGGCTGGATGCCCAGGGGCTGGGCACGCTCCTTCCGCACCGGGTCAGCCGGGCGGTTGACGGCGCGGGCGGCGGCGGCGTCTACTCCTCCCGCCCGATCGCTCCGCTGGACTCCGTGGACGGTTCCGCCTTCCATATGCCCACTGTTCGGGTGGACCTTGGCACCGGTCTGAACACGGATCCGGGCGTTGAAGCGGGCGGGGATCCGGGCGCCGGCGGCGGCCGGCCGGTCTCCCTCACCGTGACCAACGTGCACACCAAGGCTCCGGTGTGGGGCCGGTCCGGGCAGTGGCGGAGCGAACTCGCGGCCCTGGGGCGCGTCGCGGCCCGCCCGGGAAACGTGCTGCTGCTGGGCGACTTCAATGCCACCCTGGACCACGCCGAGTTCCGCCAGATGCTGGCCGGCGGCCCCGGGGGGAACGTCCCCGGCGGCCCCCTCGTCGACGCCGGGGCCGCGGCTTTGGCGCGTCTGGTTCCGACATGGCCCCAGGCCGGCCCGCCGCTGCCGGGCGTGGTGATCGACCACGTCGTGACCAGCCCGCAGGTGCCCACCCGCGGCTATGCGGTAGTGCCCGTGGCGGGCTCGGACCACGCCGCGGTACTGGCCACGCTGACCGTGCCGGCCGGCGGCTGA